One Deinococcus grandis DNA window includes the following coding sequences:
- a CDS encoding vWA domain-containing protein, whose product MPFPMIVPALLSTLLPAPMSASTLLGLSTPPLHLTVAVDMTGSSKNPAFRYADQARLLSQSVLLNQLRSGDTVTLLRICDGVQTVADFRFQSKNGARLPKADILRYTAALTKPCTGRGSAITAGVQQAVKRAAQSKGVGDVTVLFTDGALLDDPKRASLGAAVKGFLGAKDTRLLFVAGLSPEAGAGGVSVRDSFVKALGGSSADKRVLLAGAYDLSNVYPTFAAQVKAARR is encoded by the coding sequence ATGCCCTTCCCAATGATCGTTCCCGCACTCCTGTCCACGCTGCTGCCCGCGCCGATGAGCGCCTCGACCCTGCTGGGGCTGTCCACGCCGCCGCTGCACCTGACGGTCGCGGTGGACATGACCGGCAGCAGCAAGAACCCGGCGTTCAGGTACGCGGATCAGGCGCGGCTGCTCTCGCAGAGCGTCCTGCTGAACCAGCTGCGCTCCGGGGACACCGTCACGCTGCTGCGCATCTGCGACGGCGTGCAGACTGTCGCGGACTTCAGGTTCCAGTCGAAGAACGGCGCGCGCCTCCCGAAGGCGGACATCCTGCGCTACACGGCGGCCCTCACGAAGCCCTGCACCGGGCGGGGCAGCGCGATCACGGCGGGTGTGCAGCAGGCCGTGAAGCGGGCCGCTCAGTCGAAGGGCGTGGGGGACGTGACGGTGCTGTTCACGGACGGCGCGCTGCTGGACGACCCGAAACGCGCGTCGCTGGGCGCGGCGGTGAAGGGCTTCCTGGGCGCGAAGGACACCCGGCTGCTGTTCGTCGCGGGCCTGAGCCCCGAGGCGGGCGCGGGCGGCGTGTCCGTCCGGGACTCGTTCGTGAAGGCGCTGGGCGGCAGTTCCGCCGACAAGCGGGTGCTGCTGGCGGGCGCGTACGACCTGTCGAACGTGTACCCGACCTTCGCGGCGCAGGTGAAGGCGGCCCGGCGATGA
- a CDS encoding transglycosylase domain-containing protein yields the protein MTRQFRKTVLGWWNRWPRSPFVRRPEPWTLRRALRAAAAGVGLLTLGLLGLGVAGALSTGALGRVWNLRSELLPIEVQDRRGAPLGVIDHCREGNAVNAVPCRESLSVPLTGVSEAFLLAYVAKEDVRFFSHSGVDLGRLPRSVLSGAGGSTITMQLLKNSVLAGHFDYDTDRRGPLLTVARKATEFVLAPLVTWRYGRREVLAMSVNSLPWIGIGQRKGVYDASRAVFGVEPADLSLAQSAFLVGLLPAPGRYLVQEDTPPETATARFRWMRSQQLVTLNILRSHGLVSDGAYAQAVATPVQPRLWRVEYAGAGADLRVVSAARNPDYAQEPEPVWAMQELVRRELRRAGVDPKRVGRVVLTIDAQAQAALTQRVQGEGATGPRAAGVAEGAAVVDVRGGGIVALASSTGGSLSSDPGRQWAASALRPVASTVKPLLYALAFGDGVTQLSAFRDEATGYAGQAILNNSGGFLNRAVTVREANARSLNTVAVQVGTPREKALRRTLDALGYRADAGNTSSVSLGTYRAAPLDVAAAYASFANGGTRCEPHLLAEVYDRAGRPLSLPRPDCAPLWDEVVAYETFDLLTGAVSSNAGHVKFLRPTAWQRLSGRAMPLGAKSGTTDDVNDTWCAAVTPQYAMAVWIGDPDGRQSVPVNLYRDQAACREVGLLRDLPHDRTSVPVPPGITTVGGVAVPLPGLNPRNPSPPAP from the coding sequence GTGACGCGGCAGTTCAGAAAGACGGTGCTGGGCTGGTGGAACCGCTGGCCGCGTTCGCCGTTCGTGCGGCGGCCCGAACCGTGGACGTTGCGGCGGGCGCTGCGGGCGGCGGCGGCGGGCGTGGGCCTGCTGACGCTGGGCCTGCTGGGGCTGGGCGTGGCGGGCGCGTTGAGTACCGGGGCGCTGGGTCGGGTGTGGAACCTGCGGTCGGAACTGCTGCCCATCGAGGTGCAGGACCGGCGGGGCGCGCCACTGGGCGTGATCGATCACTGCCGTGAGGGGAACGCGGTGAACGCGGTGCCGTGCCGGGAGTCGCTGAGCGTGCCGCTGACGGGTGTCAGTGAGGCGTTCCTGCTGGCGTACGTGGCGAAGGAGGACGTGCGCTTCTTCTCGCATTCGGGCGTGGATCTGGGGCGCCTGCCGCGCTCGGTGCTCAGTGGTGCGGGCGGCAGCACGATCACGATGCAGCTGCTGAAGAACAGCGTGCTGGCCGGGCATTTCGATTACGACACGGACCGGCGCGGCCCGCTGCTGACAGTGGCGCGCAAGGCGACGGAGTTCGTGCTGGCGCCGCTGGTGACGTGGCGGTACGGGCGGCGGGAGGTGCTGGCCATGAGCGTGAACAGCCTCCCGTGGATCGGGATCGGGCAGCGCAAGGGCGTGTACGACGCGTCGCGGGCGGTGTTCGGGGTGGAACCGGCGGATCTGTCGCTGGCGCAGAGTGCGTTCCTGGTGGGGTTGCTGCCCGCGCCGGGGCGGTATCTGGTGCAGGAGGACACGCCGCCGGAGACGGCCACGGCGCGTTTCCGCTGGATGCGCTCGCAGCAGCTGGTGACGCTGAACATCCTGCGGTCGCACGGGCTGGTGTCGGACGGGGCGTACGCGCAGGCAGTGGCGACGCCGGTGCAGCCGAGGTTGTGGCGGGTGGAGTACGCGGGGGCGGGTGCGGACCTGCGGGTGGTGTCGGCGGCCCGCAACCCGGATTACGCGCAGGAGCCGGAGCCGGTGTGGGCCATGCAGGAGCTCGTGCGGCGCGAGCTGCGGCGGGCGGGCGTGGACCCGAAGCGGGTGGGGCGAGTGGTGCTGACCATCGACGCACAGGCGCAGGCGGCCCTGACGCAGCGGGTGCAGGGTGAGGGCGCGACCGGCCCCCGCGCCGCGGGTGTCGCCGAGGGTGCGGCGGTCGTGGATGTGCGGGGCGGGGGGATCGTGGCGCTGGCGAGCAGCACGGGCGGCAGCCTGAGCAGCGATCCGGGGCGGCAGTGGGCGGCGTCGGCACTGCGGCCGGTGGCGAGTACCGTGAAGCCTCTGCTGTACGCGCTGGCGTTCGGGGACGGCGTGACGCAGCTGAGTGCCTTCCGGGACGAGGCGACGGGGTACGCGGGTCAGGCGATCCTGAACAACTCGGGCGGGTTCCTGAACCGCGCGGTGACGGTGCGCGAGGCGAACGCCCGCAGCCTGAACACCGTCGCGGTGCAGGTGGGCACGCCCCGCGAGAAGGCGCTGCGGCGCACGCTGGACGCGCTGGGGTACCGGGCGGACGCGGGGAACACGTCGAGCGTGTCGCTGGGCACGTACCGCGCCGCGCCGCTGGACGTCGCCGCCGCGTACGCGTCGTTCGCGAATGGTGGGACGCGCTGCGAGCCGCACCTGCTGGCCGAGGTGTATGACCGCGCCGGGCGGCCCCTGTCCCTGCCGCGCCCGGACTGCGCGCCGCTGTGGGACGAGGTGGTCGCCTACGAGACGTTCGACCTGCTGACCGGCGCGGTGTCGTCGAACGCGGGGCACGTGAAGTTCCTGCGGCCCACCGCGTGGCAGCGCCTGTCCGGCCGGGCCATGCCGCTGGGCGCGAAGTCCGGCACGACCGACGACGTGAACGACACGTGGTGCGCCGCCGTGACGCCGCAGTACGCGATGGCCGTGTGGATCGGCGACCCGGACGGGCGGCAGAGTGTGCCCGTGAACCTCTACCGCGATCAGGCGGCCTGCCGTGAGGTCGGGCTGCTGCGCGACCTGCCGCACGACCGCACGAGCGTCCCGGTGCCGCCGGGCATCACGACCGTGGGTGGGGTGGCGGTGCCGCTGCCGGGCCTGAACCCCCGCAACCCTTCGCCGCCCGCGCCCTGA
- a CDS encoding cysteine desulfurase-like protein has translation MTTVAVPSQADLRAQFPQLQSGRAYLDNAAGGLIPNRAIQAVTEHLTRYGATNAMPGHRPGAEILALKVRAREATALFMNAQPEDVALAQSATALTFRLAAAFARLWGEGDEVILSGLEHESNASPWRELERQGVTVRVWHARQPDMTLHPDDLAALLSPRTRLVAVTAASNALGVTSDIPAITAQVRAAGAWSIVDAVHAAPHAFPDVQGWGADFVTFSPYKVWAPHLGAMWLRPELRATLPWPKLEFVPQGDITGIEHGTPQFELLAGWLGTLDYLRDLGGHPELTRAALEAASGRIHELEAPVMARLVGGLLAHDLVTVYGPQGTQGRVGTVAFRVAGETPEQTALRLTAAGVDVAAGHFYAAQPLKDLGLYPQGVVRASIAHYTTLDDIERLLAALG, from the coding sequence ATGACCACTGTTGCCGTGCCGTCGCAGGCTGACCTGCGTGCCCAGTTTCCGCAACTCCAGTCGGGTCGCGCGTACCTCGACAATGCCGCCGGGGGCCTGATTCCCAACCGCGCGATTCAGGCGGTGACGGAGCACCTGACTCGCTACGGCGCGACGAATGCCATGCCGGGGCACCGGCCCGGGGCGGAGATCCTGGCCCTGAAGGTCCGGGCGCGTGAGGCGACGGCGCTGTTCATGAACGCGCAGCCGGAGGACGTGGCCCTGGCCCAGAGCGCCACCGCGCTGACCTTCCGGCTCGCGGCGGCGTTCGCCCGTCTGTGGGGTGAGGGCGACGAGGTGATCCTGAGCGGGCTGGAGCACGAGAGCAACGCCAGCCCCTGGCGGGAACTGGAGCGGCAGGGCGTGACCGTGCGGGTGTGGCACGCCCGCCAGCCGGACATGACGCTGCACCCGGACGATCTGGCGGCGCTGCTGTCCCCCAGGACGCGGCTGGTGGCGGTCACGGCGGCCAGCAATGCGCTGGGCGTCACGTCGGACATTCCGGCGATCACGGCGCAGGTGCGCGCGGCGGGCGCGTGGAGCATCGTGGACGCCGTGCACGCCGCGCCGCACGCCTTCCCGGACGTGCAGGGCTGGGGTGCGGATTTCGTGACGTTCAGCCCGTACAAGGTCTGGGCGCCGCACCTGGGCGCCATGTGGCTGCGCCCCGAGCTGCGCGCCACGCTGCCCTGGCCGAAGCTGGAGTTCGTGCCGCAGGGCGACATCACCGGGATCGAGCATGGCACGCCGCAGTTCGAGCTGCTGGCCGGGTGGCTGGGCACCCTGGACTACCTGCGGGACCTGGGCGGGCACCCCGAGCTGACTCGCGCGGCGCTGGAGGCCGCCTCTGGGCGCATTCACGAGCTGGAGGCGCCGGTCATGGCCCGGCTGGTGGGGGGCCTGCTCGCGCATGACCTCGTGACCGTGTACGGCCCGCAGGGCACGCAGGGTCGCGTGGGCACCGTCGCGTTCCGCGTGGCCGGGGAGACCCCCGAGCAGACCGCGCTGCGCCTGACCGCCGCCGGGGTGGACGTGGCCGCCGGGCACTTCTACGCCGCGCAGCCCCTCAAGGACCTGGGCCTGTACCCGCAGGGCGTCGTGCGGGCCAGCATCGCGCACTACACGACGCTGGACGATATCGAACGGCTGCTCGCTGCGCTCGGTTGA
- the pyrF gene encoding orotidine-5'-phosphate decarboxylase, which yields MTFAQAVTDRTRALQTRLCVGLDPRLDAYRDAAHLREHTLDVLEATAPYAACVKPQLAFYEALGLDGLRILEEVCAAARTLGLPVLLDAKRGDIGSTAQAYAQGWLTGRHAGAALTVNPFLGFETLTPFVDTARANGGAVFVLVKTSNPGQADLQGGGISERVADEINRLNAQEDAEYASVGAVVGATHPGDLAAFRARMPRALLLLPGLGAQGATAAQLAPAFDPGGTGALASASRGVQYASDLDIRASVDAARDFRNALNSVLS from the coding sequence ATGACCTTCGCGCAGGCTGTGACCGACCGCACCCGAGCCCTCCAGACCCGCCTGTGCGTGGGTCTGGACCCCCGCCTGGACGCCTACCGGGACGCCGCGCACCTGCGCGAACACACCCTGGACGTGCTGGAGGCGACCGCGCCGTACGCCGCGTGCGTGAAGCCGCAGCTGGCGTTCTACGAGGCGCTGGGCCTGGACGGACTGCGCATCCTGGAGGAGGTGTGCGCGGCGGCCCGCACGCTGGGCCTCCCGGTGCTGCTGGACGCCAAACGTGGCGACATCGGCAGCACGGCGCAGGCGTACGCGCAGGGCTGGCTGACCGGTCGGCACGCGGGCGCGGCGCTGACCGTGAACCCGTTCCTGGGCTTCGAGACCCTCACGCCGTTCGTGGACACCGCCCGCGCGAACGGCGGCGCGGTGTTCGTCCTCGTGAAGACCAGCAACCCCGGTCAGGCGGACCTGCAAGGGGGCGGCATCAGCGAACGCGTCGCGGACGAGATCAACCGCCTGAACGCCCAGGAAGACGCCGAGTACGCCAGCGTCGGCGCGGTCGTGGGTGCCACGCACCCCGGCGACCTGGCCGCGTTCCGCGCCCGCATGCCCCGCGCGCTGCTGCTCCTGCCCGGTCTGGGCGCGCAGGGCGCGACCGCCGCGCAACTCGCGCCCGCCTTCGACCCCGGCGGGACCGGCGCGCTCGCCAGTGCCAGCCGGGGCGTGCAGTACGCCAGCGACCTGGACATCCGCGCCAGCGTGGACGCCGCGCGGGACTTCCGGAACGCACTGAACAGCGTGTTGAGTTGA
- the secG gene encoding preprotein translocase subunit SecG — translation MILTLFIVLFALVCVGMIFFVLLQVPKQAGLSASMASGGSLLGGRGVEGGLVRITSVLGGFFMLLALLINLVSR, via the coding sequence ATGATTCTGACCCTGTTCATCGTGCTGTTCGCCCTCGTCTGCGTGGGCATGATCTTCTTCGTGCTGCTGCAGGTGCCCAAGCAGGCGGGCCTGTCGGCCAGCATGGCCTCCGGCGGCTCGCTGCTCGGCGGGCGCGGCGTGGAGGGCGGTCTGGTGCGGATCACCAGCGTCCTCGGGGGCTTCTTCATGCTGCTGGCCCTGCTGATCAACCTCGTCTCGCGCTGA
- the wecB gene encoding non-hydrolyzing UDP-N-acetylglucosamine 2-epimerase, with protein MKNIVLAFGTRPEATKMAPVYRAVEAQAGLKALILSTGQQRQMLDGALNVFGLTPDRDLNVMTDRQTLADLTARIVPQAGRTLREMGADMVLVHGDTSTSLCVALSAFYEGIPVGHVEAGLRSGSLREPFPEEANRRLTGVLSTLDFAPTPGSKANLLREGKAPDGIVVTGQTAVDAVREVAGRVPLRAAWQARVDAGQPLVTVTMHRRENQPMMREMAQALARVAQAHPDHHFIYPVHLSPAVQEAVRPALEGLANFELTDPLDYSDMAPLMAASRLLATDSGGLQEEGAALGVPVAVLRNVTERPEGVEAGVLRLAGNDPAQLEATLLDLLGSDPTLAAMRAARNPYGDGQAAQRIAQAIAWHFGLAERPADWT; from the coding sequence ATGAAGAACATTGTGCTCGCCTTCGGGACCCGTCCCGAGGCCACCAAGATGGCGCCCGTCTACCGGGCCGTGGAGGCCCAAGCGGGCCTGAAAGCGCTGATCCTCTCGACCGGGCAGCAGCGGCAGATGCTCGACGGGGCGCTGAACGTGTTCGGCCTGACCCCCGACCGGGACCTGAACGTCATGACCGACCGGCAGACCCTCGCGGACCTGACGGCGCGGATCGTGCCGCAGGCCGGGCGGACCCTGCGCGAGATGGGCGCGGACATGGTTCTCGTGCACGGGGACACCAGCACGAGTTTATGCGTGGCCCTGAGTGCCTTCTACGAGGGCATCCCGGTCGGGCACGTCGAGGCGGGCCTGCGCAGCGGCAGCCTCCGTGAACCCTTCCCCGAGGAAGCCAACCGCCGCCTGACCGGCGTGCTCAGCACCCTGGACTTCGCGCCCACCCCGGGCAGCAAGGCGAACCTGCTGCGCGAGGGCAAGGCCCCTGACGGCATCGTCGTGACCGGGCAGACCGCCGTGGACGCCGTGCGTGAGGTGGCGGGCCGCGTCCCGCTGCGCGCCGCGTGGCAGGCCCGCGTGGACGCCGGGCAGCCGCTCGTGACGGTCACCATGCACCGCCGCGAGAACCAGCCCATGATGCGCGAGATGGCCCAGGCCCTCGCCCGCGTGGCGCAGGCGCACCCGGACCATCACTTCATCTACCCGGTGCACCTGTCGCCCGCCGTGCAGGAGGCGGTGCGCCCGGCACTGGAGGGCCTGGCGAACTTCGAACTGACCGATCCGCTGGATTACAGCGACATGGCGCCCCTGATGGCCGCGTCCCGCCTGCTGGCCACCGACAGTGGCGGCCTGCAGGAGGAAGGCGCGGCGCTGGGCGTGCCCGTGGCGGTACTGCGCAATGTCACCGAGCGGCCCGAGGGGGTCGAGGCGGGCGTCCTGCGGCTCGCGGGGAACGACCCGGCGCAGCTGGAAGCCACCCTGCTGGACCTGCTGGGCAGTGACCCCACCCTCGCCGCGATGCGCGCCGCCCGCAACCCCTACGGGGACGGTCAGGCCGCGCAGCGGATCGCGCAGGCCATCGCGTGGCACTTCGGCCTCGCGGAGCGCCCGGCCGACTGGACCTGA